The genomic stretch TGAACTCTGCCACATAAGTATTGTAGTTTGGCGAGTGGGCCGGGTCGACAACCTCAACCTGGCAGAGATTAAGGCCGTGTTCTTTGGCTAATGTTTCGATTTCTTTGGTGTCGCCCAGAATAGTTACCTGAGCGATTTCTTCCGAACGAATTTTCTTGGCGGCCTGGATAGTGCGCGGCTCGGTTCCTTCGGGGAGTACTACCCGGCGTTTCTTGGCGCGGGCATTGTCCTTGATTCGACTTAGTGCTTTCATTTATGATCCAATTTCCTGTGAAATGTTATTCATACCGTTTTGCTCGTTCGACGCAGACTGTCATTAAGCTCCGAGTCGGTCAGAAAGGCATCTATGAACTGATCCAGATCGCCATCCATCACAGCCTGCACATTGCCGGTTTCGACAGAAGTGCGGTGATCCTTCACCATGTTATACGGATGGAAGACATATGATCGTATTTGTGAACCCCACTCGATCTTTTTCTTAGCGTCCTCATATTTTTGCATCTTTTTTGCCTCTTCTTCCAGACGAAGCTGGTAGAGGCGTGAACGCAACACCCGATAAGCGGCATCCTTGTTCTTGTGCTGGCTGCGTTCGGATTGACATGAGACCACTATACCGGTAGGAGCGTGTGTCAGACGAACCGCCGATGAGGTTTTGTTGACATGCTGACCTCCAGCGCCAGAAGCGCGGAAAGTGTCCACGCGGACGTCATCATCTTTAATCTCAACGTCAAGGTTACCTTCCGCCTCAGGAAAGACATGCACAGATACAAAGGAAGTGTGCCTTCGAGCGGCCGCATCAAAGGGGGAGATGCGGACAAGTCGATGAACACCGGATTCCGCTTTGAGGTGACCGTAGACAAAATCACCAGAGAATTCCATTGTAGCTGATTTGAGCCCCGCTTCTTCACCCGGTTGGTAATCCATCAGATCGACTTTGAAACCTCGACGCTCCGCCCAGCGATTGTACATGCGAAAGAGCATTTCTGCCCAATCCTGCGATTCGGTTCCGCCTGCTCCCGGATGGATAGTGAGCAACGCATTGCGGTGGTCGTCGCGACCCGACAGCAATGCGGACGACTCCAGCTTGTCGGTGGAGTCTTCCAAATCCTTCAGGGCAGTCATGAGGTCTTCCATGTCGGAGGTGCCCGTTGCGGAATCGGTCATCTCCAGAAGCTCACTCAAATCGTTGAGGTCGCCATCCAGTTGTTGGTACGACTCGACCCATTTTCGATGTACCGCTGTTTCCTTGGTCACTGCCTGTGCGGTCTGGTTGTTATCCCAGAATCCTTCCTGCGC from Candidatus Zixiibacteriota bacterium encodes the following:
- the prfB gene encoding peptide chain release factor 2 (programmed frameshift), whose translation is MSAELKNKIPDLRKRLDKLRGFFDLDGRKKRIAALEKLSAQEGFWDNNQTAQAVTKETAVHRKWVESYQQLDGDLNDLSELLEMTDSATGTSDMEDLMTALKDLEDSTDKLESSALLSGRDDHRNALLTIHPGAGGTESQDWAEMLFRMYNRWAERRGFKVDLMDYQPGEEAGLKSATMEFSGDFVYGHLKAESGVHRLVRISPFDAAARRHTSFVSVHVFPEAEGNLDVEIKDDDVRVDTFRASGAGGQHVNKTSSAVRLTHAPTGIVVSCQSERSQHKNKDAAYRVLRSRLYQLRLEEEAKKMQKYEDAKKKIEWGSQIRSYVFHPYNMVKDHRTSVETGNVQAVMDGDLDQFIDAFLTDSELNDSLRRTSKTV